In Carnobacterium sp. CP1, the following are encoded in one genomic region:
- a CDS encoding purple acid phosphatase family protein translates to MAEVEANNVPNRIITTLNGDTQTQMGFNWYTTDKFDDAKAWVSTSEDLSDPLIFEPEAVEVTNQYAERTEDGFYIYADLEMDEEGNPVEGENSEPVVNGYYTDEGKSGPEWTSGDAVGSLDLVDVTEYSYKTLATDLEPSTTYYYQVGSETGEKSEVGTFNTSGESGDEFTFVQYTDTQNAYWNENVLNEAAYGADTIKQALEIADADFVLHTGDVVETAEVEDEWIDIFSQSEESWLQQPLVVAPGNHDEYALKYGDSQLTEKFNEHVNVPVTNDKVDGGSYYSLDYNGVHIVVANTNDNKVSEDNPEGKALGEEQLAWIEADIKQARENGAEWVVLTYHKPLYSKSYHSLQDEDVQKVREEFMQMIDELDVDLALQGHDHVISRTKSLNFVPTDENFSNATIDQSEVVIGEDNVEYYKNPSGTVFVLPNTGGTKAYDDLYSKSLEHVHEVRPDLDWMTQEDLDYYNNLFAFGGQPQKDGVFANSHSNNRDSTVQNFAVYNVNGDELTVEIYQVFGELLEGEERAVEKVHEFGIVKE, encoded by the coding sequence GTGGCTGAAGTTGAAGCAAACAATGTACCTAACCGTATCATTACGACACTCAATGGAGATACTCAAACTCAAATGGGCTTTAATTGGTATACAACGGATAAATTTGACGATGCCAAAGCGTGGGTAAGTACGTCAGAAGATTTAAGCGATCCATTAATTTTTGAACCAGAAGCTGTCGAAGTGACGAATCAATACGCAGAAAGAACAGAAGACGGTTTTTATATTTATGCAGATTTGGAAATGGATGAAGAAGGAAATCCTGTGGAAGGAGAAAACAGCGAACCCGTTGTGAATGGCTACTACACAGATGAAGGCAAAAGCGGACCGGAATGGACAAGCGGAGATGCAGTCGGTTCGTTAGATTTGGTTGACGTGACAGAATACTCTTATAAGACCTTAGCAACGGATTTAGAGCCGAGCACCACTTACTACTACCAAGTTGGAAGCGAAACGGGCGAAAAGAGCGAGGTGGGAACATTCAATACCTCAGGTGAATCAGGCGATGAATTTACTTTCGTACAATACACCGATACTCAAAATGCTTATTGGAATGAAAATGTCCTCAATGAAGCGGCTTACGGTGCAGATACCATTAAACAAGCTTTGGAAATTGCTGATGCCGATTTTGTGCTGCACACAGGGGATGTCGTGGAAACAGCCGAAGTAGAAGATGAATGGATCGATATATTTTCTCAATCTGAAGAATCTTGGTTGCAGCAGCCGTTAGTCGTTGCCCCAGGAAACCATGATGAATATGCGTTAAAGTATGGCGACTCTCAATTAACTGAGAAATTTAATGAACATGTCAATGTGCCGGTAACAAATGATAAAGTCGATGGCGGATCTTATTACTCGCTTGATTACAATGGCGTACATATCGTAGTCGCTAATACGAACGACAATAAAGTATCTGAAGACAATCCAGAAGGCAAGGCTTTAGGCGAAGAACAATTAGCATGGATCGAAGCAGATATCAAACAAGCTCGTGAAAATGGTGCTGAATGGGTTGTGTTAACTTACCATAAACCGTTGTACTCTAAATCTTATCATTCGCTTCAAGACGAAGATGTTCAAAAAGTCAGAGAAGAATTTATGCAAATGATTGATGAATTAGATGTTGACCTGGCTTTACAAGGACACGATCATGTCATCTCTAGAACGAAGTCTCTGAACTTTGTACCGACAGATGAAAATTTCTCCAATGCTACAATCGACCAGTCAGAAGTTGTTATTGGAGAAGACAATGTCGAATACTACAAGAACCCGTCTGGGACAGTATTTGTATTACCGAACACAGGAGGGACAAAAGCCTATGATGATCTTTACAGCAAATCACTGGAACATGTTCATGAGGTAAGACCGGATTTAGATTGGATGACTCAAGAAGATTTAGATTACTACAACAACCTTTTTGCTTTCGGCGGACAACCGCAAAAAGATGGTGTATTTGCAAATTCGCATTCCAACAATCGGGACTCCACTGTTCAAAACTTTGCCGTTTATAATGTAAATGGAGACGAACTGACAGTAGAAATTTACCAAGTATTTGGCGAGCTGCTGGAAGGCGAAGAACGTGCAGTTGAAAAAGTACATGAATTTGGAATTGTGAAAGAGTAA
- a CDS encoding M24 family metallopeptidase: protein MNINLNTVTLPTIHSNPQSVILTDETMAARKENFLKQMKTYSMDTAIIYADREHGANFEYFTGFIPRFEEACLVIHANGDSYLLLGNENLKLAEHSRVDAKPIHVPFFSLPNQPMDGEKTLEDHFEESQIKPDAQIGIIGWKLFTSSSYDNADLFDLPFYIIDSLLNYVSNRSQLKNFTFSLSSPEGGLRTTHNANEIAHFEYGASLAGIGMFNAIQAIEAGKTEKEIGALLAQDGQPNTVTTISAAGQRFTNATLYPRDKEAQLSDNYSITVGYKGGLSSRAGFVVSSQEELPENQKDYLDKLGKPYFTAYATWLENISIGISGDEFYSMIEKVFPSDVYGWTLNPGHYTGDDEWMSSPFYPGSKAVVKSGQLFQVDIIPSVPGYSGASAEEPIAIADKALRDELKQQYPDVWKRIEDRRNYIKNVINIDLSDDILPLSDTVAFYTPFFLNKTLAYTKEA, encoded by the coding sequence ATGAACATTAATTTAAACACTGTAACGCTGCCTACTATACACTCTAACCCGCAATCCGTCATATTAACGGACGAAACAATGGCTGCTAGAAAAGAAAACTTTCTAAAACAAATGAAAACCTATTCAATGGATACGGCGATCATCTATGCCGATCGTGAACACGGAGCCAACTTTGAATATTTTACTGGCTTTATCCCACGGTTCGAAGAAGCTTGCTTAGTCATTCATGCTAATGGAGACAGTTATTTATTATTAGGAAATGAAAATCTGAAGTTGGCGGAACATTCTAGAGTGGATGCTAAACCAATCCATGTTCCTTTCTTCTCTCTTCCAAACCAACCGATGGATGGCGAAAAAACGTTGGAAGATCATTTTGAAGAAAGCCAAATTAAACCAGATGCTCAAATTGGTATCATTGGCTGGAAACTTTTTACTTCTAGCAGTTACGATAATGCAGATTTATTTGATTTGCCATTTTATATCATAGACAGCTTGTTAAACTATGTTTCGAACAGAAGCCAGTTAAAGAACTTCACGTTTTCTTTGAGCTCTCCTGAAGGCGGCTTGCGTACAACGCATAATGCCAATGAAATTGCTCATTTTGAATACGGTGCTTCTCTAGCAGGTATCGGCATGTTTAATGCGATACAAGCAATTGAAGCTGGCAAAACCGAAAAAGAAATTGGCGCTTTGCTTGCACAAGATGGACAACCAAATACTGTCACGACCATTAGTGCTGCCGGACAACGGTTCACTAATGCGACTCTTTATCCAAGAGATAAAGAAGCCCAATTGTCCGACAACTACTCCATAACTGTAGGCTACAAAGGCGGTTTGAGCAGTCGTGCTGGATTTGTAGTTTCTTCTCAAGAAGAACTGCCAGAGAATCAAAAAGATTATTTGGATAAATTGGGCAAACCTTACTTCACAGCCTATGCAACTTGGTTAGAAAATATCAGCATTGGTATTTCTGGCGATGAATTTTACTCTATGATCGAGAAAGTATTCCCTTCTGACGTTTATGGCTGGACCCTAAACCCTGGACACTACACAGGAGATGACGAGTGGATGTCTTCTCCATTCTACCCAGGATCTAAAGCTGTAGTTAAAAGCGGACAACTGTTCCAAGTGGATATCATTCCAAGTGTGCCAGGCTACTCAGGTGCAAGCGCTGAAGAACCAATCGCTATAGCCGATAAAGCTTTGAGAGACGAGTTAAAACAGCAGTATCCAGATGTTTGGAAACGTATTGAAGATAGAAGAAACTACATCAAAAATGTAATCAACATTGATCTTTCTGATGATATTTTACCTTTAAGCGATACTGTAGCTTTCTATACTCCATTCTTCTTGAATAAAACACTAGCTTATACAAAAGAAGCGTAA
- a CDS encoding GNAT family N-acetyltransferase, with product MEFKKGTLADVMLLQQISIETFTDTFKEQNTEEDLKQYLEKAYTVDQLKKELANEKSSFFFLQDNEETVGYLKVNVEDAQTEDIAESAMEIERIYIRSHYKRKGYGKFLIEQAERFAQKANKKAIWLGVWEENTAALAFYKDRGFVQTSSHSFFMGDDEQTDLIMTKQLV from the coding sequence TTGGAATTTAAAAAAGGCACATTAGCTGATGTAATGCTGCTTCAGCAAATCAGTATTGAAACATTTACAGATACTTTTAAAGAACAAAATACCGAGGAAGATCTAAAACAGTATTTAGAGAAAGCTTATACTGTTGATCAGCTCAAAAAAGAATTAGCTAATGAGAAATCTTCTTTTTTCTTTTTACAAGATAATGAAGAAACAGTAGGTTATTTAAAAGTAAACGTAGAGGATGCCCAAACAGAGGATATTGCTGAAAGTGCTATGGAAATCGAACGAATTTACATTCGCAGTCATTATAAAAGAAAGGGTTATGGGAAATTCTTGATAGAACAAGCTGAAAGGTTTGCTCAAAAAGCAAACAAAAAGGCTATTTGGTTAGGTGTTTGGGAGGAAAATACAGCAGCTCTAGCCTTTTACAAAGATAGAGGATTTGTTCAGACGAGCTCACACTCCTTTTTCATGGGAGATGACGAACAAACAGATCTCATCATGACAAAACAATTGGTTTAA
- a CDS encoding Gfo/Idh/MocA family protein, whose amino-acid sequence MKLAIIGSGMIVNDFLTMVCDVPGIQLEAIVGTDRSMDKMRLLKNNYGIRQVLTNYEDCLKSKAIDTVYIALPNHLHFSFAKQAILNKKNVICEKPFTLNLSEMKELRELASANNVMLLEAITNQYLTNYKKIKEAIKTIGAIKIIECNYSQYSSRYDAFKQGDILPAFNPKMGGGALMDINIYNIHFVTGIFGKPQKVSYLANVENGIDTSGILSLDYGDKKVVCIGAKDSTAPIRTIIQGDKGAIIIDGPTSTIDRFTIIDNQNKSEIVDFKVHTHRMYEEFTEFERIIRESDVETMTNHLDHSEMVMSIVDKGLDSAGISLG is encoded by the coding sequence ATGAAACTAGCCATTATAGGTTCTGGCATGATCGTGAATGATTTTTTAACTATGGTCTGTGATGTTCCAGGGATTCAATTAGAGGCAATTGTAGGAACGGATAGAAGCATGGATAAAATGAGGCTTTTAAAAAACAACTATGGCATTCGTCAAGTCTTAACTAATTATGAAGATTGTTTAAAAAGTAAGGCTATCGATACTGTTTATATTGCATTGCCCAATCATTTGCATTTTTCTTTTGCTAAACAAGCCATCCTTAATAAAAAAAATGTTATATGTGAAAAACCTTTTACCTTAAACTTATCCGAAATGAAAGAACTAAGAGAATTAGCTTCAGCAAACAATGTCATGTTGTTAGAAGCTATAACCAATCAATATTTAACCAATTACAAAAAAATAAAAGAAGCTATAAAGACTATTGGAGCTATTAAAATTATTGAATGCAATTATTCACAATACTCATCAAGGTATGATGCCTTCAAACAAGGAGATATATTACCAGCTTTCAATCCTAAAATGGGTGGTGGAGCTTTAATGGATATTAATATTTATAATATCCATTTTGTAACGGGTATTTTTGGAAAGCCCCAAAAAGTCAGTTACTTGGCAAATGTTGAAAACGGAATTGATACTTCTGGCATCCTAAGCTTGGATTATGGGGATAAAAAAGTAGTCTGCATAGGTGCTAAAGATTCTACAGCTCCGATACGAACCATTATCCAAGGCGATAAAGGAGCTATCATTATTGACGGACCGACAAGTACTATCGATAGGTTTACTATAATAGACAATCAAAATAAGAGCGAAATCGTTGATTTTAAAGTGCATACGCATCGGATGTATGAGGAATTTACTGAATTTGAAAGAATCATAAGAGAATCTGACGTTGAAACGATGACAAACCACCTTGATCACAGTGAAATGGTTATGTCTATTGTAGATAAAGGATTAGATTCTGCTGGTATATCATTAGGCTAA
- a CDS encoding Gfo/Idh/MocA family oxidoreductase, which yields MLTIAYIGNGKSTNRYHLPFSLKTGNIKVKTIYSRHENSSWDKVPGVHYTTNLEDIWNDPEIQLVAICLPSSLHFEFAKLSLENGKNTLVEKPFTETAEEAKELFELAKSKNLLVQCYQNRRYDSDFLTAQKIIESGVIGELLEVEMHYDYFRPEVPENSTEFSASSSYLYGHGCHTIDQVLSYFGDPDSIHYDVRQLLGPNRMNDYFDLDFYYSKIKVSVKSSYFRIKPRPSFVLYGKKGMFIKQEKDRQEEHLKLFYMPTNADFGIDTPNHYGTVTYIDTDGLYHEEKVISEIGDYSRVYEGLYESIINGKDKSVKDEETIRQLEILEEGIQSIKY from the coding sequence ATGTTAACAATAGCTTATATCGGTAATGGGAAAAGTACGAATCGTTATCATTTACCTTTTTCATTAAAAACAGGGAACATTAAAGTGAAGACTATCTATTCTCGTCATGAAAATAGTTCATGGGATAAGGTTCCTGGAGTCCACTACACAACGAATTTAGAAGACATTTGGAATGATCCAGAAATTCAATTGGTTGCAATTTGCCTTCCTAGTTCATTACATTTTGAATTTGCAAAATTATCACTAGAGAACGGGAAAAACACACTAGTTGAAAAACCTTTTACCGAAACTGCTGAAGAAGCAAAAGAACTATTTGAGTTAGCAAAATCAAAAAATTTACTCGTTCAATGTTACCAAAACAGACGCTACGATTCAGATTTTCTGACCGCACAAAAAATTATCGAAAGCGGCGTTATAGGTGAATTGCTAGAAGTAGAAATGCATTATGATTATTTCAGACCAGAAGTTCCAGAAAACAGCACAGAATTTTCAGCATCTTCAAGCTATTTGTATGGACATGGGTGCCATACAATCGATCAAGTTCTTTCCTATTTTGGAGATCCAGACTCCATTCATTATGATGTAAGACAATTATTGGGTCCTAATCGAATGAATGATTATTTTGACTTGGACTTTTACTATTCAAAAATAAAGGTTTCTGTTAAATCAAGTTACTTCAGAATAAAACCACGACCAAGTTTTGTTCTATATGGTAAGAAGGGCATGTTTATCAAGCAAGAGAAAGATAGACAAGAAGAACACCTAAAATTGTTCTATATGCCAACTAATGCCGATTTCGGGATAGATACCCCAAATCATTACGGTACTGTGACTTATATAGATACTGATGGCCTTTATCATGAAGAAAAAGTCATTTCAGAAATTGGGGATTACAGTCGTGTTTATGAAGGATTGTATGAGTCTATTATCAATGGAAAAGATAAGTCCGTGAAAGATGAAGAAACGATTCGTCAACTAGAGATACTTGAAGAAGGTATTCAAAGTATTAAATATTAA
- the nth gene encoding endonuclease III codes for MLTKEAAQHVIYEIMKLYPNAVPMMHYQNPFQLLMVVILSAQATDVSVAKVKDKLFERYPNPQAVSESSPEEIESYIKTVGLYRNKAKYIYKSSCQLLEKFDGKVPNTRKELQSLTGIGPKSANILLNVAFSQDAFAVDTHVARVCKHHKIVEENATPKQIEERVTEIIPAKYWGRAHQSMISLGREICTPRNKKCHEYPQLYKDLEEEPTDTV; via the coding sequence ATGCTGACAAAAGAAGCCGCTCAACACGTTATCTATGAAATTATGAAACTTTATCCTAACGCTGTCCCAATGATGCACTATCAAAACCCATTTCAATTGTTGATGGTCGTTATCTTAAGTGCGCAGGCAACAGATGTGTCAGTCGCTAAAGTGAAAGACAAGTTATTCGAACGCTATCCCAATCCTCAAGCTGTTAGCGAATCTTCACCGGAAGAAATTGAATCATACATAAAAACAGTCGGACTTTACCGGAACAAAGCAAAGTATATCTATAAAAGCAGTTGTCAATTACTTGAAAAATTTGATGGAAAAGTTCCAAATACACGCAAGGAACTGCAATCATTAACTGGAATTGGACCTAAATCAGCTAATATATTATTGAATGTCGCCTTTAGCCAAGATGCTTTTGCAGTGGACACACATGTCGCACGAGTTTGTAAGCATCACAAAATAGTAGAAGAAAATGCCACGCCCAAACAAATTGAAGAACGCGTGACAGAAATTATCCCAGCAAAATACTGGGGAAGAGCACACCAGTCCATGATCTCACTCGGAAGAGAAATATGCACACCCAGAAATAAGAAGTGCCATGAGTATCCACAGTTGTATAAGGATTTAGAAGAAGAACCAACTGATACTGTCTAG
- a CDS encoding MarR family winged helix-turn-helix transcriptional regulator — protein sequence MINILRDIGVIARSLDSIANIEFKELNLTRGQYLYLVRIKENPGIIPDNLSEMIKIDRTTASRAIRKLEERGFIEKRSDSANKKIKRLFTTKKGDELADFIIKENEYSNEVALKGLTDEEIETFSQLLSKIKLNTERDWGFVKKGNKRTY from the coding sequence ATGATAAATATTCTTCGTGATATTGGTGTCATTGCGAGATCGTTAGATTCGATCGCCAATATAGAGTTTAAAGAGTTAAATCTTACAAGAGGACAGTACCTTTATTTGGTAAGAATTAAGGAGAACCCGGGAATTATACCGGATAATTTAAGCGAAATGATAAAAATTGATCGAACCACTGCGTCAAGAGCCATTCGAAAACTTGAGGAACGCGGGTTTATTGAGAAGAGATCCGATTCAGCAAACAAAAAGATAAAAAGATTATTTACTACCAAAAAAGGCGATGAGTTAGCTGATTTTATAATCAAAGAGAATGAATACTCGAATGAAGTTGCTTTAAAGGGTTTGACGGATGAGGAAATCGAGACTTTTTCTCAACTTTTAAGCAAAATCAAACTCAATACTGAACGAGATTGGGGCTTTGTAAAAAAAGGAAATAAAAGGACTTACTGA
- the gap gene encoding type I glyceraldehyde-3-phosphate dehydrogenase, with the protein MSIKVAINGFGRIGRLALRRMLEKDTDLEVVAINDLTNNDDLVYLLKYDTAQGRFPYDVEVGNDAIVVDGKKIKSFEEKDASQLPWGDLGIDIVLECTGFYTSAKKSQAHLDAGAKRVLISAPVKAAGAEVDNTKTIVYGVNHDSLDENDKIVSAASCTTNCLAPMANVLNNKYGIDSALMSTIHAYTASQALQDSPGGRKNRAGAQNAIPASTGAAKAVGKVIPELDGKIDGTAVRIPTITGSMTELYSVLNKEVTVEEVNAAMKEASNDAFLYTEDEIVSSDVIGVPAGSIFDATQTKVIEGTKGQLVKTVAWYDNEYGFVSNMVGTLEHFAAI; encoded by the coding sequence ATGTCGATAAAAGTAGCGATTAATGGATTTGGACGTATTGGACGTTTGGCATTGCGTCGGATGTTGGAAAAGGACACAGACTTAGAGGTTGTCGCAATCAATGACTTGACGAATAATGACGACTTGGTTTATTTGCTAAAATACGATACGGCACAAGGCCGGTTCCCGTATGATGTAGAAGTTGGGAACGATGCGATTGTGGTAGATGGGAAAAAAATCAAATCGTTTGAAGAAAAAGATGCTAGTCAGTTACCATGGGGCGATTTAGGCATCGACATTGTCTTGGAATGTACTGGTTTTTATACTTCAGCGAAAAAATCACAAGCCCATTTGGATGCAGGTGCAAAACGTGTCTTAATCTCTGCACCGGTAAAAGCTGCGGGAGCGGAAGTAGACAATACTAAAACAATCGTTTATGGTGTGAATCATGATTCGCTTGATGAAAATGACAAAATCGTCTCTGCAGCATCGTGCACCACGAACTGTTTAGCACCAATGGCAAATGTATTGAACAACAAGTATGGAATCGACAGTGCTTTAATGTCAACAATTCATGCGTATACTGCATCGCAAGCATTGCAAGATTCCCCAGGTGGACGTAAAAACCGTGCAGGGGCACAAAATGCTATACCGGCTTCAACAGGTGCTGCCAAAGCGGTAGGGAAAGTTATTCCTGAATTAGATGGAAAAATTGACGGAACGGCTGTCAGAATTCCGACTATTACGGGATCAATGACAGAACTATACTCTGTTTTGAATAAAGAAGTAACAGTGGAAGAAGTAAACGCGGCAATGAAAGAAGCTTCAAACGATGCGTTTCTTTATACTGAAGACGAAATCGTATCTTCAGACGTTATCGGAGTACCTGCTGGCTCAATTTTTGATGCCACTCAAACAAAAGTAATCGAAGGCACTAAGGGACAATTAGTCAAAACGGTTGCTTGGTACGATAACGAGTATGGCTTTGTGTCTAACATGGTAGGTACTTTAGAACATTTTGCTGCTATTTAA
- a CDS encoding DUF1398 family protein gives MSLNYQEIEKVVNAEKNAGEFAQLMHELKKLGVKRYDYLVAEGIYRYFDEDNSVDLKLNGIPKEVFEQSNPEAIKSAVKRAQSGEFDFEKFCELAGEAGVPVWTSDLVSKQVTYYSTDHQVLLVEPIPGL, from the coding sequence ATGAGTCTAAATTATCAAGAGATTGAAAAAGTGGTCAATGCAGAAAAAAATGCTGGTGAATTTGCGCAATTAATGCACGAATTAAAAAAATTAGGTGTTAAACGCTATGATTACTTAGTAGCTGAAGGAATCTATCGCTATTTTGATGAGGATAATTCTGTTGACTTAAAATTGAATGGGATCCCAAAAGAAGTTTTTGAACAAAGTAATCCTGAAGCCATCAAATCGGCTGTCAAAAGAGCTCAATCAGGAGAGTTTGATTTTGAAAAATTTTGCGAGTTAGCTGGAGAAGCTGGCGTTCCAGTTTGGACAAGCGATTTAGTATCGAAACAAGTCACTTATTACAGCACTGATCATCAGGTATTACTAGTAGAGCCGATTCCTGGACTATGA
- a CDS encoding glutathione S-transferase family protein → MGLLVDGKWHDQWYDTEGSGGRFIRQESQFRNWITPDGSAGPSGEGGFKAEPGRYHLYVALACPWANRALIMRKLKGLEEMISVSVVNPLMAENGWTFEPEEGVIPDPVIDANYLYEVYTHVEPEYSGRVTVPVLYDLKQNEIVNNESAEIMRILNSAFDEVGAKAGDYYPEELRSEIDTINEKVYDSVNNGVYKAGFATKQEVYQEEVTKLFDALDELEERLGENRYLIGDQITEADWRLFTTLIRFDSVYYGHFKCNIKRITDYKNLWRYTRELYNWPGIAETVNFKHIKEHYYRSHKNINPTSIVPVGPELDFSLN, encoded by the coding sequence ATGGGATTATTAGTAGACGGCAAGTGGCATGATCAATGGTATGACACTGAAGGCAGCGGAGGACGATTTATTCGTCAAGAGTCACAGTTCCGGAACTGGATCACACCAGATGGAAGTGCAGGACCAAGCGGTGAAGGCGGGTTTAAAGCTGAACCTGGACGTTATCATTTATACGTAGCATTAGCCTGTCCTTGGGCAAACCGTGCGCTGATCATGCGTAAATTAAAAGGATTAGAAGAGATGATTTCAGTCTCTGTTGTGAATCCTTTAATGGCAGAAAACGGCTGGACATTTGAACCAGAAGAAGGTGTGATTCCTGATCCGGTGATTGATGCAAACTATCTTTATGAAGTTTATACGCATGTCGAACCTGAGTATAGCGGGCGCGTGACCGTGCCTGTTTTATACGATTTGAAACAAAATGAAATCGTAAACAATGAATCTGCTGAAATTATGCGCATCTTAAATTCGGCTTTTGATGAAGTCGGCGCAAAAGCAGGCGATTATTATCCTGAAGAGTTGCGTTCAGAGATCGATACGATCAATGAGAAAGTGTATGATTCTGTCAATAATGGGGTATACAAAGCAGGATTTGCAACGAAGCAAGAGGTTTACCAAGAAGAAGTCACTAAACTATTTGATGCTCTTGATGAACTAGAAGAACGGTTAGGGGAGAACCGCTATCTAATAGGCGACCAAATAACCGAAGCTGATTGGAGATTGTTTACGACGTTGATCCGTTTTGATAGTGTCTATTACGGTCATTTCAAATGCAATATCAAACGAATAACGGACTACAAAAATCTTTGGCGCTACACAAGAGAGTTATACAATTGGCCGGGTATAGCGGAGACGGTGAACTTTAAGCACATCAAAGAACATTATTACCGCAGCCATAAAAACATTAATCCGACGAGTATCGTTCCAGTAGGACCAGAATTGGATTTTAGTTTGAATTGA
- a CDS encoding histidinol-phosphatase HisJ family protein gives MVYADYHVHSDYSDDSWYLMEDVVKDAIQLGLEEICFTDHVDYGVKPDWKPEEEFQAGENKDVKNVHYELYFSELEKLSKKYEKNITIKKGLEFGMQIHTIPQFEKLYQSQDFDFILLSVHQIENKEFWTGEFQKGHTHRESYDRYYDEMYQLVTSYKEYSVLAHMDLVRRYLDKEVDMFEYSKDKIVKILKKVIEDNKGIEINTSSVRYGINGLTPSIEILKLYHELGGKIITIGSDSHKPEHLGFHIKESKKILKDIGYTHFCTFDKMKPIFHKL, from the coding sequence ATGGTTTATGCGGATTATCATGTCCATAGCGATTACAGTGACGATTCCTGGTATTTAATGGAAGATGTCGTAAAAGATGCTATTCAGTTAGGTTTAGAGGAAATTTGTTTTACTGATCATGTAGATTATGGGGTCAAACCCGATTGGAAACCAGAGGAAGAGTTTCAAGCAGGTGAGAATAAAGACGTTAAAAATGTTCATTACGAACTTTATTTTTCGGAGCTAGAGAAACTTTCTAAGAAATATGAAAAAAACATAACCATTAAAAAAGGCCTAGAGTTCGGTATGCAAATCCATACAATTCCGCAGTTTGAGAAACTCTATCAGTCTCAAGACTTTGACTTTATTTTGTTATCAGTCCATCAAATTGAAAATAAAGAATTTTGGACAGGAGAATTTCAAAAAGGGCACACACATCGGGAAAGTTACGATAGGTATTACGATGAGATGTATCAATTAGTCACTTCTTATAAAGAGTATAGCGTGTTGGCACATATGGATTTGGTGAGACGTTACCTAGATAAAGAAGTTGATATGTTTGAGTATAGTAAAGATAAAATAGTGAAAATATTAAAAAAAGTGATAGAAGACAATAAAGGAATAGAAATAAACACATCCTCAGTTCGGTATGGAATCAACGGTTTGACGCCTTCTATAGAAATCTTAAAATTGTATCATGAGCTTGGAGGTAAGATCATTACGATTGGCAGCGATAGTCATAAACCAGAACATTTAGGGTTTCACATCAAAGAATCCAAGAAAATTTTAAAAGATATTGGTTATACTCATTTTTGTACTTTTGATAAAATGAAACCTATCTTTCACAAACTATAG